One region of Collinsella aerofaciens ATCC 25986 genomic DNA includes:
- the prfA gene encoding peptide chain release factor 1 translates to MRDKLEKIIKAYEELEKKLSDPAVASDIKEFTRLNKEYAHQSDLIAASREYIGALDDIEAAKEMLRDTTDADEKEMLQMDISENEEKLPQLEEDIKYMLIPSDPNDDKNTIVEIRSAAGGDEAAIFAGDLYKMYQRFCESRGWKTTVLDSSPSEAGGFKSIEFKVEGDRVYSVMKFESGVHRVQRVPKTESQGRIQTSTATVAVLPEAEEIDVQINQSDLRIDTYCASGPGGQCVNTTYSAVRITHLPTNTVVQSQEQRSQIQNREVCMQMLRARLYEMELEKQQAELGAERQSQIGHGNRSEKIRTYNQPQDRVTDHRIGFNSTYNGVLLGDQLGTVIEALAAAERAEKLAQAV, encoded by the coding sequence ATGCGCGACAAGCTCGAAAAGATCATCAAGGCCTACGAGGAGCTCGAGAAGAAGCTCTCCGACCCGGCCGTCGCCTCCGATATTAAGGAGTTCACGCGTCTCAACAAGGAGTACGCGCACCAGTCCGACCTCATCGCCGCCTCGCGCGAGTACATCGGCGCACTCGATGACATCGAGGCCGCCAAGGAAATGCTCCGCGACACGACCGACGCGGACGAGAAGGAGATGCTCCAGATGGACATCTCCGAGAACGAGGAGAAGCTTCCCCAGCTCGAGGAAGATATCAAGTACATGCTCATCCCGAGCGACCCCAACGACGACAAGAATACCATCGTCGAGATCCGCTCCGCCGCCGGTGGCGACGAGGCGGCCATCTTTGCCGGCGATCTGTACAAGATGTACCAGCGCTTCTGCGAGTCGCGCGGCTGGAAGACCACCGTGCTCGACTCCAGCCCCAGCGAGGCCGGCGGCTTTAAGTCCATCGAGTTCAAGGTCGAGGGCGACCGCGTCTACTCCGTTATGAAGTTCGAGTCCGGCGTGCACCGTGTCCAGCGCGTCCCCAAGACCGAGTCCCAGGGCCGCATCCAGACCTCCACGGCAACCGTCGCCGTGCTTCCCGAGGCCGAGGAGATCGACGTTCAGATCAACCAGTCCGACCTGCGCATCGACACCTACTGCGCCTCCGGCCCTGGCGGTCAGTGCGTTAACACCACCTACTCCGCCGTGCGTATCACCCACCTGCCCACCAACACCGTGGTGCAGTCGCAAGAGCAGCGTTCCCAGATCCAGAACCGCGAGGTCTGCATGCAGATGCTGCGTGCCCGTCTGTACGAGATGGAACTCGAGAAGCAGCAGGCCGAGCTCGGCGCCGAGCGCCAGAGCCAGATTGGCCACGGCAACCGTTCCGAGAAGATCCGTACGTACAACCAGCCCCAGGACCGCGTGACCGATCACCGTATCGGTTTTAACTCCACCTACAACGGCGTCCTTCTGGGCGATCAGCTCGGCACTGTCATCGAGGCACTTGCCGCCGCCGAGCGAGCCGAGAAGCTGGCACAGGCTGTGTAG